From a single Cyclobacterium marinum DSM 745 genomic region:
- a CDS encoding tyrosine-type recombinase/integrase, translating to MYQEMQIRNYSPRSIQNYISQVSLVSGHFEKSPDQINLSELKEYLSHKIETKNLSASSVNQTISAFKILFRDVLGRDWNPVKIKRPRRPKPLPVVFSKEEISHILDGIINRKHYCLVALTYGSGLRLGEVIGLKFGDIDSDRMQLRVRGGKGNKDRYTLLSMELLEKLREYYKYYRPKTYLFEGRTAGKAYSKRSVQDLFKKILLQSKVKKDATFHTLRHTFATHLLEQGTNIRVIQELLGHRSLRTTSVYLHVTNFDPSKIKSPLDKL from the coding sequence ATGTATCAGGAGATGCAGATCAGAAACTACTCTCCCAGAAGTATCCAAAATTACATTTCCCAAGTATCACTAGTTTCCGGCCATTTTGAAAAAAGTCCCGACCAGATCAACCTATCCGAGCTAAAAGAGTATCTTTCTCACAAGATTGAGACAAAAAACCTGTCGGCCTCGAGCGTAAACCAGACTATCAGTGCGTTCAAAATTCTTTTTAGGGACGTTCTCGGCAGAGACTGGAACCCGGTGAAGATCAAACGGCCCAGACGTCCTAAACCTCTTCCGGTCGTCTTTTCAAAAGAGGAGATATCCCATATCCTCGACGGTATTATAAACAGAAAACACTATTGCCTGGTTGCTCTCACCTATGGCTCCGGCCTGAGGCTTGGTGAGGTGATTGGCCTTAAGTTTGGCGATATCGACAGCGACAGGATGCAGTTGAGAGTCCGCGGAGGCAAGGGAAACAAGGATAGGTATACTCTCCTTTCCATGGAACTGTTGGAAAAGCTACGAGAGTATTACAAGTACTACCGTCCCAAAACCTATCTTTTCGAAGGTCGTACGGCAGGTAAGGCATACAGCAAAAGGAGTGTCCAGGACCTGTTCAAAAAGATCCTTCTGCAAAGCAAGGTAAAGAAGGATGCCACTTTCCATACACTCCGGCATACATTTGCCACACATCTTCTTGAGCAGGGCACCAACATTAGGGTGATCCAAGAACTCTTGGGGCATAGATCCCTGAGAACGACCTCGGTTTATCTGCATGTAACCAACTTCGATCCCTCGAAGATCAAAAGTCCTCTGGATAAGCTGTGA
- a CDS encoding outer membrane beta-barrel protein: MRIFTFLTFFALTLASTPLLAQRDRQGPPLIRGIVVDQNNQDPMIGANILLKTEGDSLISNTTTGADGSFSIAHPRLPVFKLEVSYVGFEKVTMELRRGMTLDLGKISIGEDSQLLGEVTIEGENVVGEMRGDTAVFNASAFKTRENGMAEDLIGKLPGVTIENGKVQAQGEDVQKILVDGREFFGSDPSIALKNLPADAISSVEVLDQKSDQARLTGLDDGNYAKTINIITKGNMRNSYFGRVYGGYGTDDRYSVGGNINFFNGARRISIIGMSNNVNQQNFSSDDLLGVSTGGGGRRRGNQGGGTFGVSQNNGIVNTNSLGLNYSDKWGEKINFTGSYFYNATENSILENTNRQTVVSEDVSQIYQENQISNITNNNHRANARMEYDIDEKNALIIRPSINFQDNSSFTNLGGLNLDQNLDSLSDTRNETGINTSGFTISNNLTYRYKFDKKGRTLSTDVSTAWNERDQLTDLISANKDYVRNSYDTLVQQSSALSDGFNYTANITYTEPLGEKSVATASYQIGNNKSAADQKTFQLANEQGIMVLDTALSNEFDNKFLTQKTGLGYRYNNNGLNLNMEVDYQYAKLNNVSVFPTEGVFNRDFKNILPTVTMNYRNENGTRFRFRYRTSTNEPSVNQLQNVIDNTNPLNLSVGNPSLGQSYNNSIFANISKFDMETNRTFFMFLLGSLTSDYIGTSTFVAPQDTLINNDVLLSRGGQITTPVNLSGQMSTRLFINYGTSIPKLKTKVNFNPGISYSRTPGIINGQTNINENIDISQGITFASNISKDVDFNLSTRGSYSIVNSSLQSTLENNYYTQTSNLKFYYSPNDGKTFISNNVSHVLYSGLAEGFDQSIWLWNIEAGYRFLKNNKGELKVYVFDLLKQNNSVSRTISDVSVSDVYSNVMTRYAMVSFTYIIGKFKKSDLPADDRGGRPGGYPGRRPGGARSW, from the coding sequence ATGAGGATTTTTACTTTTCTTACCTTCTTTGCCCTAACATTGGCCTCAACCCCACTATTAGCCCAAAGAGATCGACAAGGCCCTCCATTGATTAGAGGAATTGTTGTAGACCAAAATAACCAAGACCCTATGATTGGGGCCAATATATTACTAAAAACAGAGGGTGATTCTCTGATTAGTAATACCACTACAGGTGCAGATGGTAGTTTTTCTATCGCTCATCCTCGCCTACCAGTTTTTAAATTGGAGGTGTCTTATGTAGGTTTCGAAAAGGTAACCATGGAGTTACGCCGTGGGATGACTTTGGATCTCGGAAAAATAAGTATTGGTGAAGACAGCCAACTCCTTGGAGAGGTGACCATCGAAGGTGAGAATGTGGTTGGAGAAATGAGGGGAGATACTGCAGTCTTTAATGCCAGTGCTTTTAAAACTAGAGAAAATGGCATGGCGGAGGACTTGATAGGTAAACTTCCGGGCGTGACCATAGAAAACGGAAAAGTACAGGCCCAAGGAGAGGATGTGCAAAAAATATTGGTTGATGGGCGCGAATTTTTTGGTAGTGATCCTTCTATTGCCTTAAAGAACTTACCTGCAGATGCCATTTCAAGTGTGGAGGTACTTGACCAAAAATCTGATCAGGCTAGACTTACAGGCCTTGATGATGGAAATTATGCCAAAACCATCAATATCATTACCAAAGGTAACATGCGAAACAGCTATTTTGGTAGGGTTTATGGTGGCTATGGAACGGATGATAGGTATTCTGTAGGCGGTAATATAAATTTTTTCAACGGAGCGAGAAGGATTTCCATTATAGGAATGTCCAATAATGTCAACCAACAAAATTTTTCTTCAGACGATTTGCTGGGAGTAAGCACTGGTGGTGGAGGCCGAAGAAGAGGTAACCAAGGTGGAGGGACTTTTGGCGTATCCCAAAACAATGGAATCGTAAACACCAATTCCCTTGGATTGAACTATAGTGACAAATGGGGTGAAAAGATCAATTTTACTGGAAGTTATTTTTACAATGCTACAGAGAACTCCATTTTGGAAAACACCAATAGGCAAACAGTGGTTTCAGAAGATGTAAGTCAGATTTATCAGGAAAATCAAATCAGCAACATTACCAATAACAACCATCGGGCGAATGCCAGAATGGAATACGATATTGATGAAAAGAATGCATTGATCATCCGACCAAGTATTAATTTTCAAGACAATAGCAGTTTTACGAATCTGGGAGGTTTAAACCTGGATCAAAATCTGGATAGCTTGAGTGATACCAGAAATGAAACAGGGATTAATACCAGCGGTTTTACCATATCCAATAACTTGACCTACAGGTATAAGTTTGATAAGAAAGGAAGAACCCTTTCTACCGATGTGAGTACGGCCTGGAATGAAAGGGATCAACTTACAGATTTGATTTCTGCCAACAAAGATTATGTTAGAAATTCCTACGATACCCTTGTGCAGCAGTCAAGTGCTTTGTCAGACGGGTTTAATTACACTGCCAACATTACTTATACGGAACCTTTAGGTGAAAAATCTGTAGCCACAGCTTCTTACCAGATAGGAAACAACAAAAGTGCGGCAGACCAAAAAACCTTTCAGTTGGCCAATGAGCAAGGCATCATGGTCTTGGATACAGCTTTAAGTAATGAATTTGATAACAAATTTCTTACGCAAAAAACAGGATTGGGTTACCGCTACAATAACAATGGGTTGAACCTCAATATGGAGGTAGATTATCAGTATGCAAAGTTAAATAACGTTAGTGTGTTTCCAACCGAAGGGGTCTTCAATCGAGATTTTAAGAATATCCTTCCAACGGTAACCATGAATTATAGAAACGAAAATGGAACCCGCTTCCGTTTCAGGTACAGGACCAGCACGAATGAGCCTAGTGTAAACCAGCTGCAAAATGTCATTGACAATACCAATCCTTTGAATTTATCCGTAGGTAATCCTTCTCTGGGTCAAAGTTACAACAATAGTATTTTTGCCAATATTTCTAAGTTTGACATGGAAACCAATAGAACATTCTTTATGTTTTTACTGGGTTCACTTACTAGCGATTATATTGGAACAAGTACTTTTGTGGCGCCTCAGGATACCCTAATTAATAATGATGTATTATTAAGTAGAGGTGGGCAAATCACTACTCCGGTGAACCTAAGCGGGCAAATGAGCACCCGACTTTTTATCAACTATGGAACCAGCATTCCTAAATTAAAAACCAAGGTGAACTTCAACCCGGGTATCAGTTATAGCAGAACGCCGGGTATCATCAATGGACAAACCAATATCAATGAAAACATAGACATCAGTCAAGGAATTACTTTTGCAAGTAATATTTCCAAGGATGTAGATTTTAACCTTTCTACGAGGGGGAGTTATTCTATAGTCAATAGTAGTCTTCAGAGCACTCTAGAAAACAACTACTACACCCAAACCAGTAATCTGAAGTTTTATTATTCTCCCAATGATGGAAAGACTTTTATCTCCAATAATGTGAGTCATGTACTCTACAGTGGGCTTGCAGAGGGGTTTGACCAATCGATTTGGTTGTGGAACATAGAGGCAGGCTACCGCTTCCTAAAAAACAACAAGGGAGAGCTTAAGGTATATGTCTTTGACTTGTTGAAGCAAAACAACAGTGTGTCAAGGACCATCTCTGATGTATCCGTTTCCGACGTGTATTCCAATGTAATGACCCGTTATGCCATGGTTTCTTTTACTTATATTATTGGTAAGTTCAAGAAATCAGACCTTCCGGCTGATGACCGTGGAGGAAGGCCAGGAGGATATCCAGGCAGAAGGCCGGGTGGTGCCAGAAGCTGGTAA
- the ytxJ gene encoding bacillithiol system redox-active protein YtxJ translates to MSWIKLEDASQLNTIKEESNEKPVVIFKHSTSCSISGMAWNRLQRNWKDGDSEKFTPYYLDLLSYRALSNAIAEEFNVTHASPQVIVVKGGKAVYNNSHMGINYNEIVSLEV, encoded by the coding sequence ATGAGTTGGATAAAATTAGAGGATGCCTCTCAATTGAACACTATCAAAGAAGAGAGCAATGAAAAACCGGTAGTAATTTTTAAACATTCCACGAGTTGTTCGATTAGTGGTATGGCTTGGAATAGACTGCAAAGAAATTGGAAAGATGGGGATAGTGAAAAGTTTACCCCTTATTACCTAGATCTCTTGTCTTACAGGGCTTTGTCTAATGCCATTGCAGAGGAATTTAATGTAACCCATGCCTCTCCGCAAGTAATTGTGGTAAAGGGTGGAAAAGCAGTTTATAACAACAGTCATATGGGAATCAATTACAATGAAATAGTTTCATTGGAGGTATAG
- a CDS encoding DUF4403 family protein yields MPRYSLLIVSLLVAAFSSCSSLKLNGPEAQAPPPALPKAALSINLGLEIPLSYVQGKINESLDQKLFKEEGLELGNGLFADVDLKKNGQFSLSATEEGKVLVGLPVFLDGKVRLEKKIFGQKISSAIPFQENLSPQVSFIPQINSDYSFGIEELDILSWGKALQYDFLGFNIDFEPLVKKKMIGVMEDQLASGSLKSLDIKQIANDFWATFGQPRYLDNGLSASYLYTRPDKIAVENQFTNDQKLLLNIGLEGEVLRQKEKPLPTQLAALPPVSQENVNGNDFNLTLPIFISFEEMAAYLEKQLKGKLITVDKQTKLLPKKFSLRHFGERTLITMEFTGKRSGKKDLDGTFYLAGKPVFEPQSQTVVLEDIDFKLSTKNFLANTTNWLKRRKILKAIRKKAVFPVDEQLAKAKTILLQESQLDLSLFALSLQSPEIVIEGIYPSETGLDIYVKAAAEIDTRWNP; encoded by the coding sequence ATGCCAAGATACTCATTGCTTATAGTTTCCTTACTCGTTGCTGCCTTTTCTAGTTGTAGTAGTTTAAAATTGAATGGCCCCGAGGCCCAAGCTCCTCCTCCTGCCTTACCCAAAGCAGCCTTATCCATAAACCTAGGCCTTGAAATACCCCTATCCTATGTTCAGGGAAAAATCAATGAAAGCCTGGACCAGAAATTATTCAAAGAGGAAGGGCTGGAACTAGGCAATGGCCTGTTCGCAGATGTGGACTTAAAGAAAAATGGACAATTTAGTTTGTCAGCTACGGAGGAGGGCAAAGTCTTGGTAGGCCTTCCGGTCTTTTTAGATGGCAAGGTGAGATTGGAAAAGAAAATTTTCGGACAAAAGATCTCTTCCGCCATTCCCTTTCAAGAAAACCTCTCTCCGCAAGTTAGTTTTATTCCACAAATCAATAGTGACTATAGCTTTGGCATAGAGGAATTGGACATTTTATCTTGGGGCAAAGCTTTACAATATGATTTTCTGGGTTTTAACATCGATTTTGAACCACTGGTTAAGAAGAAAATGATAGGGGTAATGGAAGACCAACTGGCCTCGGGATCTTTAAAATCTTTAGACATCAAACAAATAGCCAATGATTTCTGGGCTACTTTTGGACAGCCCAGGTATTTGGACAATGGTCTCTCTGCAAGTTATTTATACACACGGCCCGATAAAATTGCCGTAGAAAATCAATTTACAAACGATCAAAAGCTCTTGTTGAACATTGGACTGGAAGGAGAGGTTTTAAGGCAAAAGGAAAAACCACTGCCCACCCAATTGGCAGCCCTTCCTCCGGTGAGCCAAGAAAATGTGAATGGAAACGACTTTAACTTGACTTTACCTATCTTTATAAGTTTTGAAGAAATGGCTGCTTACCTTGAAAAACAACTCAAAGGAAAGCTCATAACAGTTGACAAACAGACCAAACTATTGCCAAAGAAATTTAGTCTCCGTCACTTTGGTGAAAGAACACTGATCACCATGGAATTTACCGGAAAAAGAAGTGGGAAAAAAGATTTAGACGGCACGTTTTATTTGGCCGGAAAACCGGTTTTTGAACCTCAATCACAAACTGTGGTACTTGAAGACATAGATTTTAAGCTTTCTACCAAAAACTTCTTGGCCAATACCACCAACTGGCTAAAGCGAAGAAAAATTCTGAAAGCTATTCGAAAAAAAGCTGTTTTTCCGGTGGATGAGCAATTGGCAAAAGCAAAAACAATTTTACTTCAAGAGAGTCAATTGGACTTAAGCTTGTTTGCACTGTCACTCCAATCTCCGGAAATAGTCATTGAAGGCATCTACCCATCTGAAACGGGTTTGGATATTTATGTCAAAGCTGCTGCCGAAATTGATACCCGTTGGAATCCGTAA
- a CDS encoding 3'-5' exonuclease, whose amino-acid sequence MEWKSIFGIRPLPKPAYIKAYEQSLLKKIPKGKPIRELEFLVFDTETTGLEVKKDYVLSYGAVTVTNNSIRISESKEFYLRPKKRSKEAVKVHGLVQERPYISREKLIKSFLLDATNRIVVGHHLGFDLAMLEKVGRKLGLKKIRQPGLDTYDLAVRMEVGKFYNPHAIASQDYSLDKLCERYGISLDDRHTAAGDALLTAQLLIKLLKVADKKGIKTFGDLMA is encoded by the coding sequence ATGGAATGGAAATCAATTTTCGGTATTCGTCCCCTACCAAAGCCTGCCTATATCAAGGCATATGAACAGTCCTTACTGAAAAAAATTCCCAAAGGCAAGCCCATTAGAGAGCTGGAATTTCTTGTTTTTGATACAGAAACTACCGGACTGGAGGTGAAAAAAGATTATGTCCTTTCCTATGGGGCGGTGACTGTGACCAACAATAGCATACGCATCTCTGAGTCCAAAGAATTTTATTTGCGGCCAAAGAAGCGCAGCAAAGAAGCTGTAAAAGTACATGGCTTGGTTCAGGAAAGACCTTATATCAGCCGAGAAAAGTTGATAAAGAGCTTTTTGTTAGATGCTACCAACCGGATTGTTGTAGGGCATCATTTGGGATTTGACCTGGCCATGTTGGAGAAGGTAGGCCGCAAACTGGGTTTAAAAAAAATCCGCCAGCCTGGTTTAGATACCTATGACTTGGCTGTGAGGATGGAGGTAGGTAAGTTTTATAACCCTCATGCCATAGCCTCTCAGGATTATTCCTTGGATAAACTTTGTGAGCGGTATGGAATTTCGCTCGATGACAGGCATACGGCGGCAGGCGATGCCTTACTAACCGCCCAGCTCTTAATAAAGCTTTTGAAAGTGGCGGATAAAAAGGGGATAAAAACCTTTGGTGACCTGATGGCTTGA
- a CDS encoding DUF294 nucleotidyltransferase-like domain-containing protein — MSNVIVNRVVDFLKKFPPFSFLSPELLTQVAKQVDLIYFEKDEFLFQKGEPAKNYFFVVREGAIKLTDFIDGKEQTMEFCDEGDVFGVLALLGKRPYILNAKANENSLIIAVPVAVFDKILKENSQVSLYFASGFASGQVVIRSDLSETQKVRSLLGKSAQQNGLLLFPGQASINYSQPVVQCQLGDTISRAVAKMSEAKVGSIVIVNKDNCPQGIITDKDLRNRLIAKGLPYTTLVEEIMSQPVVTAKKDLEFSQIYLNMVKNRLHHLVFTEDGTDQSGMVGIISDHDVLLSQGNSPAVLIKALQDSEDVHEIAKLRNQAEGMLIYFLENELAIDFIAGIITEINDTIIQRAIHIAKSRHSAQFPEVCDTPFCFLGLGSEGRGEQLLRTDLDNAIVYDDVPDYLQEKARGFMHLLARDVMDILFACGFHSCPAEMMANNPKWCQPISQWKDYFSQWIRKSDQPSLLMASIFFDFRAVAGKVALAEELTIHVYEEISKGKIFLNFFAKNALLNPPPLGFFRNFIIEKSGEHAEKFDIKLRAMMPLADAARVLILNHQVVGINNTFKRYEKLAELEPNQAALFKDAGKAYEIFMRFRALEGLSSSSSGRFIQPDSLGKLQRQLLKNAFFPIDEIQKILRVRFQLDYFGK; from the coding sequence ATGAGCAATGTCATCGTTAATAGGGTTGTTGATTTCCTGAAAAAATTCCCCCCTTTCAGCTTTTTGTCGCCAGAACTGCTAACTCAAGTAGCAAAGCAGGTTGACCTTATTTATTTTGAAAAGGATGAGTTTTTGTTTCAAAAAGGAGAGCCTGCAAAAAATTACTTTTTCGTGGTCAGAGAAGGAGCCATCAAACTGACAGACTTTATTGATGGTAAGGAACAAACCATGGAATTTTGTGATGAAGGGGATGTCTTTGGAGTTCTGGCCCTCTTAGGCAAGCGGCCCTATATCTTAAATGCCAAAGCCAATGAAAACAGTTTAATAATTGCAGTTCCTGTTGCAGTATTTGATAAAATTCTCAAAGAAAACAGTCAGGTAAGTCTTTACTTTGCTTCCGGATTTGCTTCCGGTCAAGTAGTGATCCGCTCAGACCTATCAGAAACACAGAAAGTGCGTTCCCTCTTGGGAAAAAGTGCCCAACAGAATGGGCTATTGTTATTTCCCGGACAGGCTTCTATTAATTACTCACAGCCTGTTGTTCAATGTCAGTTGGGTGATACCATTTCTCGTGCTGTGGCCAAAATGAGTGAAGCCAAGGTAGGTTCTATCGTTATCGTGAATAAAGACAATTGCCCACAAGGTATCATTACAGACAAAGATCTCAGAAACCGACTGATTGCTAAAGGCTTGCCTTACACAACCTTAGTAGAAGAAATCATGAGCCAGCCGGTGGTGACGGCCAAAAAAGACCTTGAATTTTCACAGATTTACCTTAATATGGTAAAAAATAGGTTGCATCATTTGGTTTTTACTGAAGACGGTACCGATCAATCAGGTATGGTAGGGATTATTTCAGACCATGATGTGCTCCTTTCACAGGGTAATAGTCCGGCAGTTTTGATCAAAGCTTTGCAAGACAGTGAAGATGTGCATGAAATTGCTAAATTACGGAATCAGGCAGAAGGAATGCTGATCTATTTTTTAGAAAATGAACTGGCCATTGATTTTATTGCCGGAATCATTACCGAAATCAATGATACCATCATTCAGCGGGCCATTCATATTGCTAAAAGCAGGCATTCGGCACAATTTCCGGAAGTTTGTGATACTCCATTTTGTTTCCTTGGTTTGGGCTCAGAAGGCAGAGGGGAACAATTGCTTCGTACAGATTTAGACAATGCCATTGTTTATGATGATGTTCCTGATTATTTACAGGAAAAGGCGAGGGGGTTTATGCACCTATTGGCAAGGGATGTAATGGATATTCTTTTTGCCTGTGGTTTTCACTCTTGTCCTGCAGAGATGATGGCCAACAACCCCAAATGGTGCCAACCCATTTCCCAATGGAAGGATTATTTTAGTCAATGGATTAGGAAATCAGACCAGCCATCTTTGCTAATGGCCTCTATATTCTTTGATTTTCGGGCTGTGGCCGGGAAAGTAGCCTTGGCGGAAGAGCTGACAATACATGTGTATGAAGAAATTAGCAAGGGAAAGATTTTTCTAAATTTCTTTGCCAAAAATGCCTTATTAAACCCTCCTCCTTTGGGCTTTTTTAGGAACTTTATTATCGAAAAATCCGGAGAGCATGCAGAGAAGTTTGACATAAAGTTAAGGGCCATGATGCCACTGGCAGATGCAGCAAGGGTATTGATCCTAAACCATCAGGTCGTGGGAATAAATAATACTTTCAAACGGTATGAAAAACTAGCAGAACTTGAACCCAACCAAGCTGCATTATTTAAAGATGCTGGGAAAGCTTATGAAATATTTATGCGGTTCAGGGCTTTAGAAGGATTGTCCTCCTCCTCTTCAGGCCGGTTTATCCAGCCGGACTCTTTAGGTAAGTTACAACGTCAATTGCTTAAAAATGCTTTTTTCCCCATTGATGAAATTCAGAAAATTTTAAGGGTAAGGTTTCAACTGGATTATTTTGGCAAATGA